The following are from one region of the Lathyrus oleraceus cultivar Zhongwan6 unplaced genomic scaffold, CAAS_Psat_ZW6_1.0 chrUn0225, whole genome shotgun sequence genome:
- the LOC127112987 gene encoding beta-galactosidase 7-like: MFNPRIGLFFIVCSFLLCAFSFATTVEYDTNAIIINGERRIIISGAIHYPRSTSQMWPDLIKKAKDGGLDAIETYIFWDLHEPIRRQYDFSENLDFIKFLKNVHEEGLYVVLRIGPYVCAEWNYGGFPMWLHNLPGIQLRTDNVVFKEEMKIFTTKIVTLCKEAGLFAPQGGPIILAQIENEYGDVITNYGEDGNAYIKWCAQMALAQNVGVPWIMCKQNNAPSPIINTCNGYYCDNFKPNNPKSPKMFTENWVGWFQKWGERKPHRTAEDVAFSVARFFQNGGVLQNYYMYHGGTNFGRTAGGPYIITAYDYDAPLDEYGNLNQPKWGHLKKLHAAIKLGEKVLTNGTVTEKQYGDSVYLTTYANNATGEKFCFLSNSHNSKDVEVDLQQDGKYHVPSWSVSILQDCNKEVFNTAKVDAQTNVYVKKLSKELGNSLIWTWASDPVEDTLQAIGTFNASQLLEQKSVTVDASDYLWYMTKVFINETSTWSNATLQVNTSGHVLHAYVNGQYIGPQWGTYDNLRFTYEKIVSLKQGTNIISLLSGTVGHAHYGASFDMKETGIVGGPVKLIATSSGNTMDLSKSSWSYKVGLNGEARRFYDSKIKNGVQWNINNVVIGKPLTWYKTTFKTPEGKDSVVLDFIGLTKGHAWVNGQSIGRYWPTMVADKNGCDIKCDYRGNYGADKCLSGCGEPSQRFYHVPRSFLNNDTKSNTLVLFEEMGGSPFNVSVQTVAIDFICARTDYGKTLELKCPDGKTISEIQFASYGDPQGNCGSFQVGEWESRHSVAVVEKACGGKQLCSINVTSSIFGITKGGINGQLAVQLLCDGSNPEDNRVQMVHV, encoded by the coding sequence ATGTTTAATCCCAGGATTGGGCTCTTTTTTATTGTATGTTCATTTTTGTTGTGTGCTTTCTCATTTGCAACAACGGTTGAATATGATACAAATGCCATTATCATCAATGGAGAACGACGAATAATAATATCTGGTGCAATCCACTACCCACGCAGCACTTCCCAAATGTGGCCAGATCTTATTAAGAAAGCAAAAGATGGTGGTCTTGATGCCATCGAAACATATATATTTTGGGACCTTCACGAACCTATTCGCCGCCAATATGATTTTTCTGAAAATCTAGACTTCATCAAGTTTCTAAAAAATGTTCATGAAGAAGGTCTTTATGTTGTGCTTCGAATTGGTCCTTATGTTTGTGCTGAATGGAACTATGGAGGTTTCCCAATGTGGTTACACAACTTGCCAGGGATTCAACTAAGGACTGACAATGTAGTTTTTAAGGAGGAAATGAAAATATTCACAACAAAGATTGTGACCTTGTGCAAAGAAGCTGGATTGTTTGCACCACAAGGGGGGCCAATTATTTTAGCTCAAATTGAGAATGAATATGGAGATGTCATAACTAATTATGGAGAAGATGGGAATGCATACATTAAATGGTGTGCCCAGATGGCTTTAGCTCAAAATGTCGGCGTCCCATGGATCATGTGCAAGCAAAACAATGCTCCATCACCTATTATCAACACATGCAATGGTTATTATTGTGATAATTTCAAGCCAAACAATCCTAAAAGCCCCAAAATGTTTACAGAGAATTGGGTTGGCTGGTTCCAAAAATGGGGTGAAAGGAAGCCACACAGAACTGCTGAAGATGTAGCATTTTCAGTTGCACGTTTTTTTCAAAACGGTGGTGTCCTCCAAAACTACTACATGTACCATGGAGGAACAAATTTTGGAAGAACTGCGGGTGGTCCATATATTATTACAGCATATGACTATGATGCACCACTTGATGAATATGGTAACTTGAACCAACCAAAATGGGGACATCTTAAAAAACTCCATGCCGCCATAAAGTTAGGAGAGAAGGTTCTCACTAATGGAACGGTTACAGAGAAGCAATATGGAGATTCAGTATATTTGACTACATATGCAAATAATGCCACTGGAGAAAAATTTTGTTTTTTGAGTAATTCACATAATTCTAAGGATGTTGAAGTTGATCTACAACAAGATGGAAAGTACCATGTGCCTTCTTGGTCAGTGTCTATTCTCCAAGATTGCAACAAGGAAGTTTTCAACACTGCAAAGGTTGATGCACAAACAAATGTTTATGTGAAGAAACTATCTAAAGAATTAGGAAACTCACTCATCTGGACATGGGCATCTGACCCTGTGGAAGACACCTTACAAGCAATAGGTACATTTAACGCGTCTCAACTTTTAGAGCAAAAGAGTGTTACCGTTGATGCTAGTGATTATTTGTGGTACATGACCAAGGTTTTCATCAATGAAACATCCACTTGGAGTAATGCAACTTTGCAAGTGAACACATCAGGCCATGTTCTTCATGCCTATGTTAATGGACAATATATTGGCCCACAGTGGGGAACATATGATAACCTTCGTTTTACATATGAAAAAATCGTTTCGTTAAAACAAGGTACCAACATTATAAGTTTACTAAGTGGTACAGTTGGTCATGCGCATTATGGTGCATCTTTTGATATGAAAGAAACTGGTATTGTTGGGGGTCCTGTGAAACTCATTGCAACCAGTTCAGGTAATACTATGGATTTATCAAAATCTAGTTGGTCATACAAGGTTGGATTAAACGGTGAGGCTAGAAGGTTCTATGATTCTAAAATTAAAAATGGAGTTCAATGGAACATAAACAATGTTGTTATAGGAAAACCATTGACTTGGTACAAGACTACTTTTAAGACCCCTGAAGGTAAAGACTCTGTAGTCTTGGATTTCATAGGCCTTACAAAAGGACATGCATGGGTTAATGGTCAAAGTATTGGAAGGTATTGGCCTACAATGGTAGCTGACAAAAATGGATGTGATATTAAATGTGATTATAGAGGAAATTATGGAGCTGATAAATGTTTGAGTGGCTGTGGAGAACCATCTCAGAGGTTTTACCATGTGCCAAGGTCATTCTTAAATAATGACACAAAAAGTAACACGTTGGTTTTGTTTGAGGAAATGGGTGGAAGCCCTTTTAATGTGTCTGTTCAAACAGTTGCAATTGATTTTATATGTGCAAGAACAGATTATGGAAAAACCTTAGAACTAAAATGCCCTGATGGAAAAACTATTTCAGAAATCCAGTTTGCGAGCTATGGAGATCCACAAGGAAATTGTGGATCATTTCAAGTAGGTGAATGGGAATCACGCCATAGTGTGGCAGTGGTCGAAAAAGCATGTGGTGGAAAACAATTATGTTCAATTAACGTGACAAGTTCCATATTTGGAATAACTAAAGGTGGCATAAATGGCCAGCTAGCTGTGCAACTCCTATGTGATGGCTCTAATCCTGAAGATAATCGTGTACAAATGGTGCACGTGTAG